A genome region from Blautia coccoides includes the following:
- a CDS encoding biotin/lipoyl-binding carrier protein has translation MKSYTITVNGVAYDVTVEEGAGNAAAPAAAPKAAPKAAPKAAPAAKPAASAAGAVAVTASVPGKVFKVEANVGQAVKAGDNIIILEAMKMEIPVVAPQDGTIASIDVAVGDSVENGDTLASMN, from the coding sequence ATGAAATCTTATACAATTACAGTTAATGGCGTTGCATATGATGTAACAGTAGAAGAGGGCGCAGGAAACGCAGCAGCTCCTGCGGCAGCACCGAAAGCTGCTCCTAAGGCAGCACCAAAAGCCGCTCCGGCAGCAAAACCTGCAGCATCCGCAGCAGGCGCAGTGGCAGTTACCGCATCTGTTCCGGGTAAAGTGTTCAAAGTGGAAGCTAATGTTGGACAGGCAGTAAAAGCCGGCGATAACATCATCATTCTGGAAGCCATGAAAATGGAAATTCCGGTTGTTGCTCCGCAGGACGGTACCATTGCAAGTATTGACGTGGCAGTTGGTGATTCCGTAGAAAACGGTGATACACTGGCATCCATGAACTAG
- a CDS encoding sodium ion-translocating decarboxylase subunit beta — MSNVTDTLSNLLHQTAFFNLTWGNYLMILVAFGFLFLAIKKGFEPLLLVPIAFGMLLVNIYPDIMALPYTDAAGIEHAGGLLHYFYLMDEWSILPSLIFMGVGAMTDFGPLIANPKSFLLGAAAQLGIYMAYFLAIFMGFNGKAAAAISIIGGADGPTSIFLAGKLGQTVLMGPIAVAAYSYMSLVPIIQPPIMKLLTTEKERKIKMEQLRPVSKLEKILFPIIITVVVCLILPTTAPLVGMLMLGNLFRESGVVKQLSETASNALMYIVVILLGTSVGASTSAEAFLKLDTLKIVVLGLVAFAIGTAGGVLLGKLMCKLSGGKINPLIGSAGVSAVPMAARVSQKVGAEADPTNFLLMHAMGPNVAGVIGTAVAAGTFMAIFGV; from the coding sequence ATGTCTAACGTTACAGATACACTGTCTAACCTGCTCCACCAGACAGCGTTTTTCAATCTGACATGGGGAAATTACCTTATGATTTTAGTTGCCTTTGGTTTTCTTTTCCTGGCAATTAAAAAAGGATTTGAACCGCTTCTTCTGGTGCCGATTGCCTTCGGTATGCTGTTGGTTAATATCTATCCGGATATTATGGCACTGCCATACACGGACGCAGCAGGAATTGAGCATGCAGGTGGACTTCTTCACTATTTTTATCTGATGGATGAATGGAGTATTCTTCCGTCCCTGATCTTCATGGGCGTAGGTGCCATGACGGACTTCGGTCCTCTGATCGCCAATCCCAAGAGCTTTCTTTTGGGTGCTGCGGCACAGCTTGGTATCTACATGGCATACTTCCTGGCAATCTTTATGGGATTCAATGGAAAAGCAGCAGCAGCCATCTCTATCATCGGTGGTGCTGACGGCCCGACTTCCATCTTCCTGGCAGGTAAGCTTGGACAGACAGTCCTTATGGGACCGATTGCGGTGGCGGCATATTCCTATATGTCCCTGGTTCCCATCATCCAGCCGCCGATCATGAAACTTCTCACTACAGAGAAAGAACGTAAGATCAAAATGGAACAGCTTCGCCCGGTTTCCAAACTGGAAAAAATCCTGTTCCCGATCATCATCACCGTTGTTGTTTGTCTGATTCTTCCTACAACAGCTCCGCTGGTTGGTATGCTGATGCTTGGTAACCTGTTCCGCGAATCAGGTGTTGTAAAACAGTTAAGTGAGACAGCATCCAATGCTCTTATGTATATTGTAGTTATCTTACTGGGAACTTCCGTAGGTGCTTCTACAAGCGCAGAGGCATTTTTGAAACTGGATACCCTGAAAATCGTCGTTTTAGGTCTGGTTGCATTTGCGATCGGTACGGCAGGCGGTGTACTTCTTGGTAAACTGATGTGTAAACTGTCCGGCGGTAAGATCAACCCGCTGATCGGTTCAGCCGGAGTATCTGCCGTTCCTATGGCAGCCCGTGTATCCCAGAAGGTTGGTGCTGAGGCAGACCCGACTAACTTCCTGCTGATGCACGCAATGGGCCCGAATGTTGCAGGCGTTATCGGTACTGCAGTAGCAGCGGGTACCTTCATGGCAATCTTCGGTGTTTAA
- the trpA gene encoding tryptophan synthase subunit alpha, with product MSKIYQAFENKKAFIPFITGGDPTLDVTEQLLYAMEEAGADLIEIGIPFSDPTAEGPVIQEANERALKAGCTTDKLFDMIKRARQKVTVPIVFLTYVNPIFTYGKERFMKKCVECGVDGIIVPDMPYEEKQELAPACDAYGIDIIPLIAPTSNARITMIAKEAKGYIYCVSSLGVTGVRSEIKTDIGAMVELVRRATDVPCAVGFGISTPEQAYAMAKVSDGAIVGSAIVKIVAKYGKDCVPYVAEYVKEMKAAVDRANN from the coding sequence ATGAGTAAAATATATCAGGCATTTGAAAACAAAAAGGCATTTATTCCGTTTATCACAGGCGGTGACCCTACGCTTGATGTGACAGAGCAGCTTTTGTACGCCATGGAGGAGGCAGGAGCTGATCTGATAGAGATCGGCATCCCTTTTTCTGACCCTACAGCAGAAGGACCGGTGATCCAGGAGGCAAATGAGAGAGCCTTAAAAGCGGGATGCACCACTGACAAATTGTTTGACATGATAAAAAGGGCGAGACAGAAGGTCACAGTGCCGATCGTGTTTCTTACCTATGTGAATCCTATTTTTACATATGGCAAGGAGCGCTTCATGAAAAAATGTGTGGAGTGCGGCGTGGACGGTATCATCGTTCCGGATATGCCCTATGAAGAAAAACAGGAGCTGGCGCCTGCGTGTGATGCCTATGGCATTGACATCATTCCTCTTATAGCACCCACTTCAAATGCCCGCATCACCATGATCGCAAAGGAGGCAAAGGGATATATCTACTGTGTCTCTTCTCTGGGAGTGACCGGTGTGAGAAGTGAGATCAAGACGGACATCGGCGCCATGGTAGAGCTGGTGCGCCGGGCCACAGATGTGCCCTGCGCCGTGGGCTTCGGCATTTCCACACCGGAACAGGCATACGCCATGGCAAAGGTTTCAGACGGAGCCATTGTAGGCTCTGCAATTGTTAAAATTGTGGCAAAATATGGAAAGGACTGTGTGCCCTATGTGGCGGAGTATGTAAAAGAAATGAAAGCTGCCGTGGACCGGGCAAACAACTGA
- the trpC gene encoding indole-3-glycerol phosphate synthase TrpC → MILEQIARDTEIRVTQQKKKVPLGTLKKAAYQMETDTGFPFEKALAKEGLSFICEVKKASPSKGIIAEDFPYLDIAKEYEAAGADAVSCLTEPKYFLGADSYLKEIAENVKIPVLRKDFVVEEYQIYEAKALGASAVLLICALIEPVLLKRYIQVCDTLGISALVEAHDEKEISHAVWAGARVIGVNNRNLKDFSVDVGNSTRLRALAPKEILFVAESGIKGPEDIARLKENEVNAVLIGETLMKSRDKKKMLSYLKGEDTSNEQ, encoded by the coding sequence ATGATACTGGAACAGATAGCGAGAGACACAGAGATCCGGGTGACCCAGCAGAAAAAGAAAGTCCCTCTCGGAACCCTGAAAAAAGCGGCATACCAAATGGAGACAGATACAGGATTCCCCTTTGAAAAAGCCCTGGCAAAGGAGGGACTCAGCTTCATATGTGAGGTAAAAAAAGCCTCCCCTTCAAAAGGGATCATCGCAGAAGATTTTCCGTATCTGGATATCGCAAAGGAATACGAAGCGGCGGGGGCAGATGCTGTCTCCTGTCTGACTGAGCCGAAATATTTTCTGGGAGCTGACAGCTATCTGAAGGAGATTGCGGAAAATGTGAAGATTCCGGTTCTCAGGAAAGATTTTGTGGTGGAAGAGTATCAGATATATGAGGCAAAGGCTCTGGGTGCCAGCGCTGTGCTGCTGATCTGTGCGCTCATCGAGCCGGTGCTTCTGAAACGATATATTCAGGTGTGCGACACTTTGGGCATTTCCGCTTTGGTGGAAGCCCATGACGAGAAAGAAATTTCACATGCCGTGTGGGCGGGAGCCAGAGTCATCGGCGTGAATAACCGCAATCTGAAGGATTTCAGCGTGGATGTGGGAAATAGCACAAGGCTTCGCGCTCTGGCGCCGAAAGAGATCCTGTTCGTGGCAGAGAGCGGTATAAAAGGTCCCGAGGACATTGCGCGCTTAAAGGAAAATGAAGTGAATGCTGTGCTGATCGGTGAGACACTGATGAAGAGCAGGGATAAGAAAAAAATGCTTTCTTACCTAAAAGGAGAGGATACATCCAATGAGCAGTAA
- a CDS encoding OadG family transporter subunit produces MKQTWKKLIGLILIGVCALAMTACGSSKDSTGGLKKLDDATVDSLVESFGGVVGNIADLNEESIAGLMEGDDAFSASAAIAWDGASEDLGAYVETSKGDVEIKDGNYILTLACKFENRDADCVFTLDKNGNPLNVTIDPKYSMGEKMAQAGQNTLLGIGTVFVMLVFLCFVISLMKYIPGFVASFDKKKTAPEEIQVPAAPAAKAIPEAAEEEVVDDGELIAVIAAAIAASENTSTDSFVVRSIRKSTKRNWQRA; encoded by the coding sequence ATGAAGCAGACATGGAAAAAATTAATTGGTTTAATCCTGATCGGAGTATGCGCTCTGGCTATGACAGCCTGCGGCAGCAGCAAAGACTCCACAGGCGGTTTAAAAAAGCTGGATGATGCAACCGTTGACTCTCTTGTGGAGAGCTTTGGCGGCGTTGTCGGCAACATTGCTGATCTGAACGAGGAGTCTATTGCGGGTCTCATGGAAGGCGATGACGCATTCAGTGCTTCCGCTGCAATTGCGTGGGACGGTGCCAGCGAAGATCTGGGCGCATATGTGGAGACATCCAAAGGCGATGTGGAGATCAAAGACGGAAATTATATCCTGACACTGGCATGTAAGTTTGAGAACCGTGACGCAGACTGCGTCTTTACATTGGATAAAAACGGCAATCCTCTCAATGTGACCATTGACCCCAAATATTCAATGGGTGAAAAAATGGCACAGGCAGGACAGAATACACTTCTGGGTATAGGAACTGTTTTTGTTATGCTGGTCTTCCTGTGTTTTGTTATTTCCTTAATGAAATACATTCCGGGATTTGTAGCGTCCTTTGACAAGAAGAAAACTGCTCCGGAAGAAATTCAAGTTCCGGCTGCTCCTGCTGCTAAAGCTATACCGGAGGCAGCAGAGGAAGAGGTTGTGGATGACGGCGAGCTGATAGCAGTCATTGCGGCAGCAATCGCAGCATCTGAAAATACATCTACAGACAGTTTTGTAGTTCGTTCCATCAGAAAATCAACAAAAAGAAATTGGCAGAGAGCCTAA
- a CDS encoding oxaloacetate decarboxylase subunit alpha: MAEVVKKPIKITETILRDAHQSLIATRMSTEQMLPIVDKLDKVGYHSVECWGGATFDASLRFLKEDPWERLRKFRDGFKNTKLQMLFRGQNILGYRPYGDDVVEYFVQKSIANGIDIIRIFDCLNDLRNLQTAVKASNKEKGHAQVALSYTLGDAYTMDYWVDMAKRVEDMGANSICIKDMAGLLVPYEATNLVTALKAAVDIPIQLHTHYTSGVASMTYLKAVEAGVDVIDTAMSPFALGTSQPATEVMVETFKGTPYDTGFDQNLLAEIADYFRPIRDEALESGLLNPKNLGVNIKTLLYQVPGGMLSNLTSQLKEQHAEDKFYEVLEEVPRVRKDLGEPPLVTPSSQIVGTQAVFNVIMGERYKMVTKETKDVLSGKYGATVKPFDPEVQKKCIGDTEPITCRPADLIPDELDTLRNEMAQWSEQEEDVLSYALFPQVATEFFKYREAQKTKVDPKAADTENGAYPV; this comes from the coding sequence ATGGCAGAGGTAGTAAAAAAACCTATTAAGATTACTGAAACAATCTTACGTGATGCACATCAGTCCCTGATTGCGACCAGAATGTCCACAGAGCAGATGCTGCCGATCGTAGATAAACTGGATAAAGTCGGTTATCATTCCGTAGAGTGCTGGGGCGGTGCAACCTTTGATGCATCCCTTCGTTTCTTAAAAGAAGATCCATGGGAGAGACTGCGTAAGTTCCGTGACGGATTTAAGAATACGAAACTGCAGATGCTGTTCCGTGGTCAGAACATTCTGGGATACCGTCCTTATGGGGATGACGTGGTAGAGTATTTCGTACAGAAATCCATTGCCAACGGTATTGACATTATCCGTATTTTTGACTGTCTGAATGACTTGAGAAACCTGCAGACAGCAGTAAAAGCTTCCAACAAGGAAAAAGGACATGCACAGGTGGCTCTGTCCTACACCTTGGGCGATGCTTACACTATGGATTACTGGGTAGACATGGCAAAAAGAGTAGAGGATATGGGTGCAAATTCTATCTGTATCAAGGATATGGCCGGTCTGTTGGTTCCGTATGAGGCAACAAATCTGGTAACTGCTCTGAAAGCTGCTGTGGATATTCCGATCCAGCTCCACACACACTATACCTCAGGTGTTGCTTCCATGACTTACTTAAAAGCTGTAGAGGCAGGCGTAGACGTGATCGATACTGCTATGTCTCCTTTCGCTCTGGGAACATCCCAGCCGGCTACAGAGGTTATGGTTGAGACATTCAAGGGAACACCTTATGACACAGGATTTGACCAGAATCTTCTGGCAGAGATCGCTGATTATTTCCGCCCGATCCGTGATGAGGCGCTGGAAAGCGGTCTGCTGAATCCTAAGAACCTGGGTGTTAATATTAAGACTCTGCTGTATCAGGTGCCGGGCGGTATGCTCTCCAACCTGACCAGCCAGTTAAAGGAACAGCACGCAGAAGACAAGTTCTACGAGGTTCTGGAGGAAGTGCCGAGAGTGCGTAAAGACCTGGGCGAGCCGCCTCTGGTAACTCCGTCCTCACAGATCGTTGGTACACAGGCTGTATTCAACGTAATTATGGGCGAGCGCTACAAAATGGTTACAAAAGAGACAAAAGACGTTCTCAGCGGAAAATACGGTGCTACGGTTAAACCGTTTGATCCTGAAGTACAGAAGAAGTGTATCGGTGATACAGAGCCGATCACCTGCCGTCCGGCTGATTTGATCCCGGATGAACTGGATACTTTAAGAAATGAAATGGCACAGTGGTCCGAACAGGAAGAGGACGTATTGTCTTATGCGTTATTCCCGCAGGTGGCAACCGAGTTCTTCAAGTATAGAGAAGCACAGAAGACTAAGGTGGATCCTAAGGCTGCGGATACGGAGAATGGGGCTTATCCTGTTTAA
- a CDS encoding acyl-CoA carboxylase subunit beta: MSNTAQSLASKRIASLLDENSFVEIGSCVTARNTDFNLSEKETPSDGVITGYGVIDGSLVYVYSQDASVLNGTIGEMHAKKIVRLYDLAMKTGAPVIGLVDCAGLRLQEATDALNAFGEIYTKQVMASGVIPQITGIFGTCGGGLAIVPALTDFTFMEEKSGKLFVNSPNALEGNEISKCDTSSAKYQSEEAGLVDVLGSEDEILAQMRQLVSMLPSNYEDNSSYEDCADDLNRVCPELENCVGDTAIALSQIADNNEFFEVKAAYAKDMVTGFIRLNGAVVGCVANRSEVYNDEGEKTESFDNVLSARGCKKAADFVKFCDAFEIPVLSLTNVKGYKATKCSEANIAKAAAQLTYAFTNATVPKVNIVIGEAFGSAYLAMNSKSTGADMVFAWPGAQIGMMDARLAAKIMYADSDAATINEKAAEYADLQSSALSAAKRGYVDSIIEAEDTRKYVIGAFEMLFTKREDRPSKKHGTV; encoded by the coding sequence ATGAGTAATACAGCACAAAGCTTGGCAAGTAAAAGAATTGCTTCTTTACTTGATGAGAACAGTTTTGTTGAGATCGGCAGCTGTGTCACAGCAAGAAACACAGATTTCAACTTATCTGAAAAGGAAACACCGTCAGACGGTGTCATCACCGGTTATGGTGTCATCGACGGCAGCCTGGTGTATGTGTACAGCCAGGACGCTTCCGTTCTGAACGGAACCATTGGTGAAATGCATGCCAAAAAGATTGTCAGACTTTACGATCTGGCAATGAAGACAGGCGCTCCGGTTATCGGACTTGTGGACTGCGCAGGCTTAAGACTGCAGGAAGCCACAGATGCGCTGAACGCTTTTGGCGAGATTTATACCAAACAGGTTATGGCATCAGGTGTGATCCCGCAGATCACAGGTATTTTTGGAACCTGCGGCGGCGGCCTTGCAATTGTTCCGGCTCTTACCGATTTCACCTTCATGGAAGAGAAGAGCGGTAAACTGTTTGTAAACTCCCCCAACGCTTTAGAGGGAAATGAAATTTCCAAATGTGATACTTCCAGTGCAAAATACCAGAGTGAAGAGGCTGGTCTGGTAGATGTTCTGGGAAGTGAAGATGAAATCCTTGCGCAGATGAGACAGCTGGTATCCATGCTGCCTTCCAACTACGAAGATAATTCTTCCTACGAAGACTGCGCAGATGACTTAAACCGTGTTTGCCCGGAACTGGAAAATTGTGTGGGTGATACCGCCATTGCACTTTCCCAGATCGCGGACAACAATGAGTTCTTTGAAGTGAAAGCTGCATACGCAAAAGATATGGTGACCGGATTCATCCGTCTGAACGGTGCTGTTGTGGGCTGTGTTGCCAACAGAAGCGAAGTTTACAACGATGAAGGGGAGAAGACAGAGTCCTTTGACAATGTACTCTCTGCAAGAGGATGTAAAAAAGCAGCGGATTTCGTGAAATTCTGTGATGCTTTTGAAATCCCGGTTCTGTCTCTGACAAATGTAAAAGGCTATAAAGCAACAAAATGCTCTGAAGCCAACATTGCCAAGGCAGCCGCACAGCTTACTTACGCATTTACAAATGCAACCGTACCGAAGGTGAACATCGTGATCGGTGAGGCATTCGGCAGTGCATATCTGGCAATGAACAGCAAATCCACAGGAGCAGACATGGTATTCGCATGGCCGGGTGCTCAGATCGGTATGATGGACGCACGTCTTGCTGCGAAGATCATGTATGCAGACAGCGATGCTGCAACGATCAATGAAAAAGCTGCTGAATATGCTGACTTACAGTCAAGTGCCCTGTCTGCTGCCAAGAGAGGCTATGTGGATTCCATCATTGAGGCAGAAGATACAAGAAAATATGTGATTGGTGCTTTTGAAATGTTATTCACAAAGAGAGAAGATCGTCCAAGCAAGAAACACGGCACGGTTTAG
- a CDS encoding bifunctional anthranilate synthase component II/anthranilate phosphoribosyltransferase produces the protein MILLIDNYDSFTYNLVQMIGTINPDIRVIRNDEMTVEEIEALHPSHIILSPGPGYPKDAGICEAVIQRLQGRVPILGVCLGHQAVCEVYGARISHARHLMHGKRSRVFLQTESPIFAGMEEEIDAARYHSLIAEEGTIPQCLQVLSTDVENGEIMAVGHREYPVYGLQFHPESILTPQGKNILENFLNIKAVRGDKIMIKEAIHTLMDGKDLNYEMAKAVMHEMMDGIATQAQMGAFLAALRMQGESIDEITAFAEVMREKGIKIKPEREVIDIVGTGGDEAGTFNISTTAAFVVAAGGMPVAKHGNRSVSSKSGAADVLENLGANVALDAKQNENILNKTGMCFMFAPVYHSSMKYAAPVRKEMGVRTVFNILGPLSNPAAATMQLLGVYDKNLVEPLAKVLGNLGVTRGVAVCGEDGLDEITLTGETTVCEIRFGETSCYTISPEQFGMKRCELSELVGGSPADNAQITRDILSGRETGPKRDVVLLNAGMSLYLGIDGITLQEGIDMARDLIESKKAQAKFDEFVKATREQ, from the coding sequence ATGATATTGCTGATTGATAATTACGACAGTTTTACATACAACCTGGTACAGATGATAGGCACCATTAACCCGGACATCCGGGTGATAAGAAATGATGAGATGACAGTGGAGGAGATAGAGGCATTACATCCTTCCCACATTATCCTGTCACCGGGACCGGGATATCCGAAGGACGCAGGAATCTGTGAAGCGGTTATTCAGAGACTGCAGGGCAGGGTGCCTATCCTGGGTGTCTGCCTGGGACATCAGGCTGTCTGTGAAGTGTACGGCGCCAGGATCAGCCATGCCAGACATTTGATGCACGGAAAAAGAAGCCGGGTATTTCTTCAGACAGAGAGTCCCATTTTCGCAGGCATGGAGGAAGAAATAGACGCGGCCAGATACCACTCCCTTATAGCGGAGGAGGGAACCATTCCCCAATGTCTTCAGGTCTTGTCCACGGATGTGGAAAATGGGGAAATCATGGCAGTAGGGCACAGAGAGTATCCGGTATATGGACTTCAGTTTCATCCGGAATCCATTCTCACACCCCAGGGAAAGAATATACTTGAAAATTTTTTAAATATAAAAGCTGTAAGAGGAGATAAGATCATGATCAAAGAGGCAATTCATACACTGATGGACGGCAAGGATTTAAATTATGAGATGGCAAAGGCAGTCATGCATGAAATGATGGATGGCATTGCCACACAGGCACAGATGGGAGCTTTTCTGGCGGCGCTTCGCATGCAGGGAGAGAGTATAGATGAAATCACAGCTTTTGCTGAGGTCATGAGGGAAAAAGGGATCAAGATCAAACCCGAGAGAGAAGTCATAGATATTGTGGGAACGGGAGGAGACGAGGCAGGAACCTTTAATATTTCCACCACAGCGGCGTTTGTGGTCGCAGCGGGCGGAATGCCTGTGGCAAAACACGGAAACCGCAGCGTATCCAGTAAGAGCGGTGCGGCAGATGTCCTGGAAAATCTGGGTGCCAATGTGGCTCTTGACGCAAAACAGAATGAGAACATTCTCAACAAGACTGGGATGTGCTTTATGTTTGCGCCGGTTTATCACTCTTCTATGAAATACGCGGCTCCGGTGAGAAAAGAGATGGGGGTGCGCACCGTGTTCAATATTTTAGGCCCCCTCTCCAACCCGGCAGCAGCTACCATGCAGCTTCTTGGCGTATACGACAAAAATCTGGTGGAACCGCTGGCAAAGGTGCTGGGCAACTTAGGTGTGACCAGAGGAGTCGCTGTGTGCGGTGAGGACGGCCTGGATGAGATCACCTTGACAGGGGAGACCACAGTCTGCGAAATACGTTTTGGAGAGACTTCCTGCTACACCATATCACCGGAGCAGTTTGGAATGAAACGCTGTGAACTTTCTGAACTGGTGGGCGGCTCTCCTGCTGATAACGCACAGATCACCAGGGATATTCTCTCCGGGCGTGAGACAGGACCAAAACGCGATGTGGTGCTTTTAAATGCGGGTATGAGTCTCTATCTGGGGATTGACGGCATCACATTGCAGGAGGGCATTGATATGGCCCGGGATCTGATAGAGAGCAAAAAGGCACAGGCAAAATTTGATGAATTTGTAAAGGCCACAAGAGAACAGTAA
- the trpB gene encoding tryptophan synthase subunit beta: MSKGRFGNYGGQYIPETLMNAVQELEEAYEKYSRDPEFNRELDDLLKNYAGRPSLLYYAEKMTKDLGGAKIYLKREDLNHTGSHKINNVLGQVLLAKKMGKTRVIAETGAGQHGVATATAAALMGMECEVFMGREDTDRQALNVYRMELLGAKVHPVDSGTATLKDAVNETMREWTRRMDDTLYVLGSVMGPHPFPMIVRDFQKIIGKEIKEQLQEREGRLPDAVIACVGGGSNAMGAFYEFIKDEQVQLIGCEAAGLGVDTEKHAATIAKGTEGVFHGMKSLFCQDEYGQIAPVYSISAGLDYPGIGPEHANLNKTGRAKYVPITDAEAVEAFEYLSKTEGIIPAIESAHAVAYARKLAPTMDKDKIIVVNISGRGDKDVAAIARYRGVEIYE; this comes from the coding sequence ATGAGCAAAGGAAGATTTGGCAATTACGGAGGACAGTACATTCCGGAGACACTGATGAACGCAGTGCAGGAGCTGGAGGAAGCCTATGAGAAATACAGCAGGGACCCGGAATTTAACAGGGAGCTGGACGATTTGCTGAAAAATTATGCGGGCCGCCCTTCTCTGCTGTACTATGCCGAGAAGATGACAAAGGATCTGGGAGGCGCGAAGATCTACCTGAAGAGAGAGGATTTGAACCATACCGGTTCCCATAAGATCAACAATGTTCTGGGACAGGTGCTCCTTGCGAAGAAGATGGGCAAGACGAGAGTTATCGCTGAGACGGGAGCGGGACAGCACGGTGTGGCCACAGCTACGGCAGCAGCCCTTATGGGGATGGAATGTGAAGTCTTCATGGGACGTGAGGACACAGACCGCCAGGCACTGAACGTATACCGCATGGAACTGCTGGGGGCAAAGGTTCACCCTGTGGACAGCGGAACAGCCACTTTGAAGGATGCTGTAAATGAGACCATGAGAGAGTGGACCAGAAGGATGGACGATACCCTTTATGTGTTGGGTTCTGTCATGGGTCCCCACCCCTTCCCTATGATCGTTCGTGATTTCCAGAAGATCATCGGAAAGGAGATCAAAGAACAGCTTCAGGAAAGAGAAGGCAGACTTCCGGATGCTGTGATCGCCTGTGTAGGCGGCGGCAGCAACGCCATGGGAGCGTTTTATGAATTCATCAAGGATGAGCAGGTGCAGCTCATCGGATGTGAAGCGGCAGGGCTTGGTGTGGATACGGAAAAACATGCGGCAACCATCGCAAAAGGAACAGAGGGAGTTTTCCATGGTATGAAATCCCTGTTCTGCCAGGATGAGTACGGACAGATCGCTCCAGTATACTCCATTTCCGCAGGACTGGATTACCCGGGTATCGGGCCGGAACATGCCAATCTGAACAAGACGGGAAGGGCCAAATATGTGCCGATCACAGACGCCGAAGCGGTGGAGGCATTTGAATACCTCTCCAAGACAGAGGGAATCATACCGGCTATCGAAAGCGCCCACGCAGTGGCATATGCCAGGAAACTGGCTCCGACCATGGATAAGGATAAGATCATAGTGGTAAATATTTCCGGCAGAGGCGACAAGGACGTGGCTGCCATTGCACGATACAGAGGAGTGGAAATTTATGAGTAA
- a CDS encoding phosphoribosylanthranilate isomerase, with product MSSKVKICGLRRPEDIETANLYRPDFIGFVFANSSRRITEEQAECLRAGLADGILAAGVFVNAPVREAARIAEKGIIDIIQLHGDEDEAYIRSLKTFTKKPVIKAVRVQSREQILEAEKLPCEYLLLDTYTKGQYGGSGKGFDLSLIPRLARPFFLAGGLSAENVQSALESSGAFAADVSSAVETEGYKDRDKVREFIRAVREQDSDTKNH from the coding sequence ATGAGCAGTAAAGTAAAGATCTGCGGCCTTAGGCGTCCTGAGGACATAGAGACAGCCAACCTGTACCGTCCGGATTTTATCGGGTTTGTCTTTGCGAACAGCAGCCGGCGGATCACGGAAGAACAGGCAGAGTGCTTAAGGGCAGGACTGGCGGATGGAATCCTGGCGGCAGGCGTATTTGTAAACGCTCCGGTCCGGGAGGCAGCACGGATCGCTGAAAAGGGGATCATAGATATCATTCAGCTTCACGGAGATGAGGATGAAGCCTATATCCGCAGTCTGAAGACATTTACTAAGAAACCGGTGATAAAAGCAGTCCGCGTACAGAGCCGGGAGCAGATCCTGGAAGCGGAGAAGTTGCCCTGCGAGTATCTGCTCCTTGACACCTATACAAAGGGACAGTACGGAGGAAGCGGAAAAGGATTTGACCTGTCGCTCATTCCAAGGCTTGCCAGACCATTTTTTCTGGCCGGAGGCCTGAGTGCCGAAAATGTGCAGAGTGCTCTTGAAAGTAGCGGTGCATTTGCAGCAGATGTCAGCAGCGCAGTGGAGACAGAGGGATATAAAGACAGGGACAAGGTCAGGGAATTTATCCGGGCGGTCCGGGAACAGGATTCGGACACGAAAAACCATTGA